The genomic DNA TCCACGGCCAGCCGTTGGCGATCTCCTACGATTTCCTTGCGATTGCGTTGGCTGAGTTGGGAAATATTTCCGAACGCCGTGTCGCGCAGTTGATCATGGGACTTCGGGGCTTGCCTGAATTTCTGGTTGCCAACCCCGGACTGAATTCCGGCTTTATGATCCCGCAATATGCGGCAGCCAGCATGGTAAGCCAGAACAAGATGTACTGTTATGCCGCCAGCAGCGACTCGATCGTGTCCAGCAACGGGCAGGAAGACCATGTGAGTATGGGGGCCAATGCAGCGACGAAGCTCTTTAAGATAATGGACAACTTGGATCATATCCTGGCGATTGAGCTGATGAATGCGGCACAAGGTATCGAGTTCCGCCGTCCGGCGCGTACTTCCCCTATCTTGGAGAAATTCCTGAAAGCCTATCGCAAAGAGGTTCCCTTCATTGGCGAAGACATCATCATGTATCCCGAAATACATCGGACGGTCGCTTTCCTAAGACGGTATACTTTATAATAAGAAGATAGGATTGTGTCCAATTTCTTGGTGATGTGTCAAAATTTATCTCTCTCTTTTGCCGGGGGATTAATCCCCCGGCAAGGAATTGATTTCTCTTTCTTTTTGACACATCCTACTCACTCTCTTATTACTTCTTGGTAACAACAACCCTCTTTGTCGGATCCAAATGTTCGTTACGGTAATCGATCTGTTTCACGACATTTTCGGCTAACTTCTGGAATGCCTGGCCAGTGATGCTGTCCGGATTGAGGGCGACTGGCTTTCCGCTGTCTCCACCTTCGCAAATGCTTTGTACGATGGGGATTTGTCCTAGCAACGGGATATTCAGTTCTTCCGCCAGACGTTTGCCTCCTTCTTTGCCGAACAGGTAGTATTTGTTTTCTGGCAGCTCGGCAGGCGTGAACCAAGACATGTTCTCGACCAGTCCCAATACTGGTACGTTGATCTTCTCACCTGTAAACATACTGATCCCTTTGCGGGCATCTGCCAACGCCACTTCTTGCGGTGTGCTGACAACGATGGCGCCGGTGATGGCCAATGTCTGTACCATCGTCAGGTGGATATCGCTTGTTCCCGGTGGCAGGTCGATCAGGAAATAGTCCAGATCGCCCCAGTTGGCGTCGCCGATCAACTGTTTCAAGGCATTGCTTGCCATTGCGCCGCGCCAAAGGACGGCGTCTTCCTTATTGATAAAAAAACCGATGGACAGTAGCTTCACGCCGTAGTTGGCAGCCGGTTCGATCAGTTCGCGGCCTCCCACCTCCACCATATAGGGACGGGCTTCTTCTACATTGAACATCTTAGGCTGCGAAGGACCGAAGATATCGGCATCCAGTAAACCGACCTTGTGACCCTGCAAAGCCAGCGCTACCGCCAAGTTGGCCGCTACTGTACTTTTGCCTACGCCACCCTTGCCGGAAGATACGGCGATGATATTTTTTACCTCCGGCAGCAGCTTGTCTGGTTCAGGACGGGCCGCCTGCTTGGCGTCAACCGTGATATTACCCTTGATGTCCACTTCTTCTCCTACGTAAGTAAGGATAGCCGTCTCGGCAGCTTTTACCACCGATTTGATAAACGGATCGTTCGGTTTTTCGAAAAGGAGCGAGAAGCTTACTTTGTTACCGTCGATCCGGATATTATCTTCTACCATACCCATTGTCACAAGGTCTTTTCCTGTGCCGGGGTAACGCACCTTTGCCAGTGCGTCCATGATTAGCTTTGGATAGAGTGTCATGTTGTATGATTTATAATTTATGATTTATGAATTATTTGCCGGAAGCCAACGCACTCCGTTTGCTCCGGTTGAAACTGCGATACGGATCGTATTCGATTTCCACTTCCGGTTCTACCAGTTCATCCCGTTCTTCACAGACAAACTTGATGTATTTGATGGTTAACCCGCGGTCCAACCACTGCTGTTCATAATAGGTCTTGATAGAAAGAATGTTGTCTGTCAGCCCCGAATGATACAAATCGTCGTTGCTGAACAGTACGGGATAGCGATTTGCTTTTACCATCTCGCAGGTGTAGGTGTACATGAAGTTGCTGTCTGTTTTCAGATGTATGATGCCATCTCCCGCCAGTATCTCGCGGTACATCTTCATGAAGCGAGTGGAGGTAAGGCGTTTGTTCGCTTTCTTCATCTGCGGGTCAGGGAAGGTGAGCCAGATCTCGGCCACCTCTCCGGCAGCAAAGAAATGGGCGATCAGTTCGATACTGGTCCTGAGGAAGGCAACGTTCGT from Parabacteroides merdae ATCC 43184 includes the following:
- a CDS encoding Mrp/NBP35 family ATP-binding protein, which produces MTLYPKLIMDALAKVRYPGTGKDLVTMGMVEDNIRIDGNKVSFSLLFEKPNDPFIKSVVKAAETAILTYVGEEVDIKGNITVDAKQAARPEPDKLLPEVKNIIAVSSGKGGVGKSTVAANLAVALALQGHKVGLLDADIFGPSQPKMFNVEEARPYMVEVGGRELIEPAANYGVKLLSIGFFINKEDAVLWRGAMASNALKQLIGDANWGDLDYFLIDLPPGTSDIHLTMVQTLAITGAIVVSTPQEVALADARKGISMFTGEKINVPVLGLVENMSWFTPAELPENKYYLFGKEGGKRLAEELNIPLLGQIPIVQSICEGGDSGKPVALNPDSITGQAFQKLAENVVKQIDYRNEHLDPTKRVVVTKK
- the trmB gene encoding tRNA (guanosine(46)-N7)-methyltransferase TrmB, whose protein sequence is MGKNKLAKFDDMASYPHVFQYPFATLQEKGFELKGHWHEQFFKNDNPIVLELGCGKGEYTVGLGKLFPNKNFIGVDIKGARMWTGAKESLEAGMTNVAFLRTSIELIAHFFAAGEVAEIWLTFPDPQMKKANKRLTSTRFMKMYREILAGDGIIHLKTDSNFMYTYTCEMVKANRYPVLFSNDDLYHSGLTDNILSIKTYYEQQWLDRGLTIKYIKFVCEERDELVEPEVEIEYDPYRSFNRSKRSALASGK